A region from the Gavia stellata isolate bGavSte3 chromosome 2, bGavSte3.hap2, whole genome shotgun sequence genome encodes:
- the LOC104254632 gene encoding LOW QUALITY PROTEIN: taste receptor type 2 member 40-like (The sequence of the model RefSeq protein was modified relative to this genomic sequence to represent the inferred CDS: deleted 1 base in 1 codon) has product MEACYSQDKFNATLYNVIAMVVITLQAFAGMWINAFIVSVLCIAWVKKKSFNSNEKIMLFLGCSRFWYLCITWVYSFLSIIYPWRFYVLPILQLFAAIQSFLNSSNLSVSACLCGFYCLKIANFRDIFFNYLKVKNDGIVPWLLLGSVLLSLVICILVYDITDEAHCNNLNSTTVGNFWKLSIRMDEHFFPIFFISGFGFATAFTAVIFSALVVLFSLWRHKRKMQTNPVKNLSVDAHIKAMKSILSFFFIYSINFTCLILTLIYAMKKENPVTFLILVFQYAFPAVHSLIRIFSNPKLEKTLLRTLSCVKCKVCVR; this is encoded by the exons ATGGAAGCTTGTTACTCTCAAGATAAATTTAATGCCACCTTATACAATGTCATAGCTATGGTCGTCATCACACTTCAGGCATTTGCTGGCATGTGGATAAATGCTTTCATAgtttctgtgctttgtattgcttgggtcaaaaagaaaagctttaactCTAATGAGAAGATCATGCTGTTTCTGGGATGCTCCAGGTTTTGGTATTTGTGCATCACATGGGTGTATTCCTTTCTTTCAATAATTTATCCCTGGCGCTTTTATGTTCTCCCCATACTCCAACTATTTGCAGCTAttcaaagctttttaaattcttccaaCTTGTCagtttctgcctgtctttgtgGTTTTTATTGCCTAAAAATTGCAAATTTCAGGGACATCTTCTTCAACTACCTGAAAGTAAAAAATGACGGGATCGTGCCATGGCTGTTGTTGGGTTCAGTGCTTTTATCCCTGGTCATCTGCATCCTTGTCTACGACATCACTGATGAAGCGCACTGTAACAACCTCAATTCTACCACCGTAGGAAATTTCTGGAAACTGAGTATCAGAATGGATGaacattttttccctatt ttttttatcagcgGCTTTGGATTTGCTACTGCGTTCACGGCAGTAATCTTTTCTGCACTTGTCgtcctcttttctctctggaGACACAAACGCAAGATGCAGACAAACCCAGTGAAGAACCTCAGCGTGGATGCCCATATCAAAGCCATGAAATCtattctgtcctttttcttcatttacagCATTAACTTTACATGTTTGATCTTGACATTGATTTATGCCATGAAGAAGGAAAACCCTGTGACGTTTcttattttagtatttcagtATGCTTTTCCGGCTGTTCATTCCCTTATTCGGATTTTCAGCAATCCCAAACTGGAAAAGACACTGCTAAGGACTCTGTCCTGTGTGAAGTGCAAGGTTTGTGTGAGGTAG